One Vicugna pacos chromosome 12, VicPac4, whole genome shotgun sequence genomic window carries:
- the LOC140685405 gene encoding keratin, type II cytoskeletal 6A-like, with the protein MSCRSTVRSQSTSRRGFSAGSARVPGVCRSGFSSVSVSRSRGGGGLAGVCGGAGFGSRSLYNLGGTKRISISGGYGSRYGGGFGFGGGIGSGYGFGGAAGLGGGAGFAGGYGGAGFPVCPPGGIQEVTVNQSLLTPLNLEIDPTIQRVRTEEREQIKTLNNKFASFIDKVRFLEQQNKVLDTKWTLLQEQGTKTVRQNLEPLFEQYINNLRRQLDSILGERSRLDSELRSMQDQVEDFKNKYEDEINKRTAAENEFVTLKKDVDAAYMNKVELQAKADNLTDEINFLRAFYEAELAQMQTHISDTSVVLSMDNNRSLDLDSIISEVKAQYEEIAQRSRAEAESWYQSKYEELQVTAGRHGDDLRNTRQEISEINRMVQRLRSEIDHVKKQCANLQSAIADAEQRGELALKDAKNKLADLEDALQKAKQDMARLLKEYQELMNVKLALDVEIATYRKLLEGEECRLSGEGVVPVNISVVQSTVSSGYGGASGGSGGLSLGGGSSYSYSSGGHSLGGGFSSGSGRALGSGLSSAGGSSSTIKYTTTSSSRKSYRH; encoded by the exons AGGAGCCAAAGCACCAGCCGCCGGGGCTTCAGTGCCGGCTCAGCCCGAGTCCCTGGGGTCTGCCGCTCTGGCTTCAGCAGCGTGTCGGTGTCCCGCTCCAGGGGCGGTGGTGGCCTGGCTGGAGTGTGTGGAGGAGCTGGCTTTGGCAGCCGCAGCCTCTATAACCTGGGGGGCACCAAGAGGATCTCCATCAGTGGCGGATACGGCAGCAGATACGGAGGTGGCTTTGGCTTTGGAGGTGGAATTGGGAGTGGATACGGTTTTGGTGGTGCAGCTGGGCTCGGTGGTGGAGCTGGCTTTGCTGGTGGCTATGGGGGTGCTGGCTTCCCTGTGTGCCCCCCTGGAGGCATCCAAGAGGTCACCGTCAACCAGAGTCTCCTCACTCCTCTGAACCTGGAAATCGACCCCACCATCCAGAGAGTGAGAACTGAGGAGCGGGAGCAGATCAAGACCCTCAACAACAAGTTCGCCTCCTTCATCGACAAG GTGCGGTTCCTGGAGCAGCAGAACAAGGTCCTGGACACCAAGTGGACCCTGCTGCAGGAACAGGGCACCAAGACCGTGAGGCAGAACCTGGAGCCTTTGTTCGAGCAGTACATCAACAACCTCAGGAGGCAGCTGGACAGCATCCTGGGGGAGAGAAGCCGCCTGGACTCGGAGCTGAGGAGCATGCAGGACCAGGTGGAGGACTTCAAGAACAA GTATGAAGATGAAATCAACAAGCGCACAGCAGCAGAGAATGAATTTGTGACTCTGAAAAAG GATGTGGATGCTGCCTACATGAATAAGGTTGAACTACAAGCCAAGGCAGATAACCTCACAGATGAGATCAACTTCCTAAGAGCCTTTTATGAAGCA GAACTGGCTCAGATGCAAACCCACATCTCAGACACTTCTGTGGTCCTCTCCATGGACAACAACCGcagcctggacctggacagcATCATCAGCGAAGTCAAGGCCCAATACGAGGAGATTGCTCAAAGAAGCCGGGCTGAGGCTGAGTCCTGGTACCAGTCGAAG TATGAGGAGCTGCAGGTGACGGCAGGCAGACACGGGGACGACCTGCGCAACACCAGGCAGGAGATCTCTGAGATCAACCGCATGGTCCAGAGGCTGAGATCTGAGATCGACCACGTCAAGAAGCAG TGCGCCAACCTGCAGTCCGCCATCGCTGACGCTGAGCAGCGTGGGGAGCTGGCCCTCAAGGACGCCAAGAACAAGTTGGCTGACCTGGAGGACGCCCTGCAGAAGGCCAAGCAGGACATGGCCCGGCTGCTGAAGGAGTACCAGGAGCTGATGAATGTCAAGCTGGCCCTGGACGTGGAGATCGCCACCTACAGGAAGCTGCTGGAAGGCGAGGAGTGCAG GCTGAGTGGGGAAGGCGTTGTACCAGTCAACATCT CCGTGGTGCAGTCCACCGTCTCCAGCGGCTATGGTGGTGCCAGCGGTGGCAGCGGTGGCTTAAGCCTGGGCGGAGGCAGTAGCTACTCCTACAGCAGCGGCGGTCACAGCCTTGGAGGTGGCTTCAGTTCTGGCAGTGGCAGAGCCTTGGGAAGTGGCCTCAGCTCTGCTGGGGGCAGCAGCTCCACCATCAAAtacaccaccacctcctccagcagGAAGAGCTACAGGCACTGA